DNA sequence from the Streptomyces sp. NBC_01497 genome:
GTCGCCGCTGGTGAGTCGCTGGTCCGGGTCCGCCGCGCCGGTGGCGATGAAGCGGATACCATCGGCGGCCAGCCGGGCGCGTACCTCACCGCGATCCTCGCCGGTCCATCGGAATCCGTCGGCCACCCTCCCATCGGCGTTCAGAACCCTGTAGGCATTGGCCACTCCGTCGGTCTTCGCCAGGTGTGTGCCCACGGCCTGAGGTCCGGAACCGACGAAGGACGCCATTTCTCCGTACGACGTCCAGGTGCCGTGGGGCAGTGCGGCGAGCACCTGATGGGCTCGACTCCAGTCGCGGCTGCGCTCGGCACGTCCCGCACCACCGACGGGGGCCGGCCAGAGCCGGATGGCGCGATCCGCGAGATCGTCGGCCCGAGCGAGGATCTCCGGGCGCCCCCAGCGTTCCGTCTGGGCGATGCGTCGGTTCATCTCCAGGTGGCTGCCCTGGAGCAGCCCCTGCTTCCGCTCGAAGGGATGGTTGGACAACTCAGCGTTCACGCTCGTCAGGGTCAGGTTGCCGAGTGTGTGCTTAAGGCCGGAGTGCAGGTCCTCCGCAGTTTCCCCCGCAGCCACGTCACCTTCCAGCATCGCCCTCCACTCGTCACCGGGCGACTGCGGCATCACATGCTCGATCGTCAACTGCGCCGTGCCGAAGTCCACCGGCTCCGGATGCTCATAACTCTCCTCCAGACGCTGAAGAATGAGTCTGCGCTGGTTCGGCCGACCGCACTGGTAGAACGGCGCGGCGCGGACCTGCTCACGCAGCTCCTCGTCACCAGGCCAGTGCCGGTTGTCGGCGGACAACAGTTGTCGCAGACCGTCAGCAGCCGGCACATCGTGTGGAAGCTGGGCCGGCACGGCTTGGAAGATCCGGTTGAGGTTGTTCGTCGCCACCCGGCAGAGCATCCTGCGCACCAGGAAGCTCTCGATGTACGACAAGGCGCACGCGGTCTCCTCATCGTCCAGTTCGCCCCTCGCCCGCCGGTCGAGCAACAGCATCACCGCCGGATACGTCACCACGGCCTGCCAGTCGTGCAGCCGGCGCAGATGGCCACGTACGGCGGGAACGCTCTCCTCGTCAGGGTGGATCACCTTGCGGAAGTACGTGCTGCGCCGGTGCAGTTCCTTGACGTAGTCCTCGATGTCCGCCTCGGTCGGCGCCCCGCCGGATGCACCGCCCTCGAAATGTCTCTGCTGGGCGGTGTACAAGTCCTGCCTGCGGACCCGATCGTCTCCGTCGAGCACCAACTGCAGCCACATCAGTTGTTCGAGCTCGTCGTTGGCCAGGCTGTCCTGCAAGGGGAGCCAGTACGTCTCGTAGACCCGCTCACCGCGCGTCGGCAGGCGCATGAACAGGTAATTGCGCAGTAGATCCGCCTGGCTGAGTTTGAGCCCGGTGTTGTTGAGGGATTCGAAGATGCGATGCACGTTGTCACCGCGCTCGGCGGTCACCACGACCAAGGTGAGCCGCGAGGTGATCGCCTGCTCGATGCGCAGAACGTCCGGCGCGCTCGCCGATCCTCCCGCCTCGACCAGTTTGCGATTGAAGAAACTGTATGCCGAGGCGACCCTGTCCCCCGCCGCTTGGTCGGGTACGACGCAGCGGATTCGGGCGGCGAACTGTCCCCTGTCAGCCTGGGTCGGCAGCAGCCGGAGGTAATCTCCGCCGTTCTTGCGCTTGTTGATGAGGTACTCCTCACCGATACGCTCGGCCTCGTCCGGCATGTCTTCAGCGATGTGGTCTCGAATGGCCGCCAGCGCGAGAGACAGGGTGGTCAGCCGCTGCTGCCCGTCGACCACGAGCCAGCGGGGAAACGTCGCCTCGTTCTGCGGCGAAGGTGCGAGCACGACCGAACCCAGGAAGTGCGTGCTCGCCGACGCATCGGAATCCAGCAGATCAGCCTGTTCCAGGATATCGTCCCACAGTTGGGCCAACTGCCGGTCCGTCCAGGAGTACGTCCGCTGATAGAGCGGGATCTGGAACTGCTGGGTCCGGCCCTGCATCAGATCGGCGAACACGGTCTCTTTGGCCTGCACTAATACTCCCCCCGCGGAAGCCCTCCGGGCCCGGAACGGCCCTTGCGCGACTGATCACGATAGGGCCTCCCCCAGGCTGCCGCCCACCCTTCAGTCGCACCCGAAGTGCCAGAAGAAAATAAGCCGTCCTCGCACGCCTTCCGACACCGGATCTTTCGGTAGCTACCTGATCCTCATTCGAATACCCATGCAAGAGGCGTTACTTGCCATCGACGGCCACGCTGCCGACCGAGTCGGTCCACTCAGCAGGATCCGTCCCAGTTTTCTACGCCCAGAAGGCGTACAGGATGCCCCCATGTTGAACCCGGCCGCAGCCGGACTCGGCAACACCCCCCACCCACGCCGAACGGGAGGTCTCGCGGGGCGGTATCGAAGCGCCCATGCGCACTTGCATGCGCCCGCACCCGCGTTCGTACCGTACCGAGCTATGTCAGCATCTGCGGAAGAGGTACTCGACCGGCTCAGCAGCAAGGTCCCCGTCCACGTCAACTCCACCGCCACCCTGGTCTCGGACATGGCCAAGGCGGCCACGGCCAGCGATCGACGGCGCGCTCGGAAACAGACCGACAGAGAGCCGAGTCCCCGCAAGCGCGGACTCGGCCCCTTCGAGAGCGACGACCGGCGGGACCTCGTCGCCGCCCCCTGGGATCTGCTGGGCGTCTTCGCTCGGGCGACCACCCTCGCCCGTCAGGGACGCGGCCGAGGATTGGCGGAACACTGGCAGGGACTGAAGTACTGCCAGGCCCTGGGCACCAGTGCGAGCGGCCACCTGGCCCTCACCGACGAAGGCCAGAGTCCGGAACTCTCCTACCGAGCCATGCAGGCACGGGAATTGGGACGGGCATTCGGACTCGCCGTCGCGGAACGTACCGTGCGCAACCGCTACCCCACTCACATGGTCTCCGTCCTGGACGCGGAGGCGTTACTCCTGGCCGGCTTCGCCCGCTCCGGCCCACGGCCGTCCCTGGGCGCTCGACCACGACCCGACTTCTTCATCGAGGCCTGGCGGCCGGGTGAGCCGTCCCACGTCTTCGTGGTGACCGTCAACGGCAACCACCAGATCGCCAAGCAGCGCACCGCAAAGGCCGACCGCTCGTCGTTCAAACAGCTCGCCAGAGGCAGCGAACGTGCCGAGGCCTTCCACCTCGTGGACTGGAACACCACGCCCAGCCTCCTGATGGCGACCGAGCTGCTCGCGGGGGACGGCATCACCGTCCACGCCCTGCAGGGGCCGGGTGACGGGCTGATACCCACACGCTCGGCCGAAGGCCGCGGCAGCGCCGACGCCGTACTGTCCGAGCGGAACCTCACGTACGCCGGGGCGGTGGCGGTACCCGCCTCCGAAGGCCGGAGGGAACGGATCCAGGACGGGTTCCTCATCCCACGCAAAGACCTGGGCTGGTACGGCCGGCTCCTCGTCCGCACGGGAGCAGCTGGCCAGCTCGCGTTCGCCGGAGCGGGCACCGAGATCGCCCAGTACCTGACCGACAAACAGGGCCACAAGCATTACCAGCAGCAGATGTTCGCCGGCTCCTCCACGGTCCGGGACGCCTCACACAAGATCGGTTCGACGACGTACGTCGGCACCGATCAGGTGTTCCGCCTCAACCGGACGCGTGTCGAGGCGTTCTCCGGAATCACCGAGGACCTGTACGAACTCCTGGTCAGGGGGCGGGTCGAGGAGTGCCGCGTCCGGATGTACGACCAGCGCGACAGCTACTCGTCCAGCACCACCGCTCCCCGGTGGGGCCCGGTGTCCTTCCGCGACGACGGCTCCGTGATGGCACTGCGCGTCCTGTAGGAGAAGGACTCACAGATGCCTCCCGCCGGGGAGGCTCGACGAGCAGTCACCTCGAAACGGGTGCGCCTTGCCCTCAAGCTCACCTGGCACCCCAGCAGAACGAACGCCAAGCGAGCGTCAAGACCCCTCAGACAGCGTCATTTCGACATTGAGATGCCGCCGCGCCGTCTGCAACGTGCGGTCTGCACACCGGAAAACATCAGGTCAGCGACCCTTTGCGGCAGGCTCAAGGATCGCCACGCACTCCACGTGGTGCGTCATCGGAAAGATGTCAGCCTGGACGAGTCACGAAAAAGAACAGGTCAGAGGCGGTTTATCCGCCCGTTGTCGCGAGTGCGGGAGCTCCGAGCGTCAAACGAGTGTCACGACCAACAATCCATCCTTGCGCTTCGCGGCAGATGAGGCCCGGCCGCCGCGTCCAACCCGTCTGCACGAGCTCGCTGCCGAGCATTCCGGACGCAGCCTCATGCCCCGCGCCACTGCTGCGATGGACACAATAGGGCATGCCAGCCAGCCCATGGCACCCTCCACGCAGAGCTGACTGTCGGGCGAGGTCGCTGTCGACCTCGCGCTGTACCGGAAGAAGTTCCGGCGTCTGCTGGAATCGCTGAAGCGGGCACCGGGGCCACCCACGGCGGTCCGTCCTCGCGGACGGCCGGCGAGGACGTCGCTCGTGGGCGTGCGCGGCGGAGGCGCGGGCGTGCCGGAAGGCGAGGACGGTCCGGATCGCGGTCACGGAGAACGGGGCCCGGCGAGGCGGGGCCCGTCCCGCGACCGCGTCACGGACCGGCCTGTGCGGCGGATCGCGTCGAGACGGGTACGCCGCGGGGTTCCTACGAGAAGCTGACGTGGTCGAGGTCGACGGAGACGAGAAGCGGTTCCTCGTTGACACTGCCATCGGGGTTGGCGGAGTGGACCCGGCGCCGCGTCGGAACCATGATGCCGTCGAACTCCCGGTACTCGGAGGGGTAGTGGGCGGCTGGCCCGCCCTTGATGATCTCGGCTTCGTAGTCGTGCCGGCGCAGCAGCCCGTCGTCCCCGATGTAGAGGACCTGCTCGGCGTTGTGCGTGTGGATCGACTCGGGGAAGGTCACCTTGAGCCGCTCCCAGGTCTCGCCGTTCTCCTTCCAGGGACCCAGCTCCTCGGTGGTGAAGCCCTCGGTGGTGAAGGAGAAGGGTGCGGTGAGGTACGTCCACATGGCGTAGCCGGCGAAATACGCCAGCTGAAGACGGTCCCAGTGGGTTTCCAGTGTGTGTGCGGAGAACGAGTCACGCGGGTGGTGCCGTTCCTCGATGACGTTGCCCTCCGCGTCGGTGATGGCGATGTGGTCGCCGCTGAAGTCTGAACGGGTACCCGGTGTGCCGACCGGGGAGTGGCTCGTGTGCTGCCGATGCAGGTCGACGGTCACGGTCACGTCGCTGAGGGTGTCGGGCTGACCCTTGAGGGCCCAGGTGATTCCCCCGTTGAGCAGGTGCGCTCGCACGGTGGAGAGTTCGTTCCACCGCGCCAGTCCGCCGTGTGCCGCGACCGTCCGGTCGATAAGGGACGTCATGATGTGTTTCCTCGGTTCTTGTGATGTCGCACGTGTGCGGAGGTGGAGGGCGCCCGGCCGGGCGCCGTTGCGAAGCGGGGCGCGGCGTGAGCATCGGCAAACCAGGGGCGTCCTGTTCCTGCCGATCCGCTACCGGGGCCACCGTCCGCCGGAGAGCAAACCGGACGCCGACTGCCGGATGCCGATCGGCGACCGCCTGACGATGAACGCCGGCCCCGGGCAGCGGTGGAGATGACCGGCCGGTCCGCCGCGTACACCGGGCGGCCGGGGCGGCCCCGCATGTCAGCCGCGGAGGAAGTCGAGTGCTTGCTGAACGAAGAGGCCGTGGTACTGGAAGATGCCGCCGTGGCCGGAGTTCGGGTAGACGGAAAGCCGGGCGTTGGGCAGCAGCCGAGCGAGGTGCAGGGTGCCGGTGGTCGGCCACATCGTGTCGTGGTCACCGTTGACCACGAGGACGGGCTGTTCCACGGTCGCCAGCGCGGACGGCGACGTTCCCTGTTCCCACGTGGTGAGCGCGGTCAGCTGGGCACCGACGGCCTCGTCGGAGATCGGCGCGTCGCGGTCCTCCGTGCGCGCCTCCAGGCGCGCGAGGAAGGCGTCCGCGGCTTCCTGGCCGGCGGGGGTCGGTTCGAAGAACAGGAAATGCTTGGGGTGCATGCCCTCGGCCGTCGCCTTCTGTATCGCGGCCTGGAGCACCGCGCCGGTGGCGGCGGGCCCCTGGTCGCCGGCGGGTGTGGTCGCGGCCAGGATCATGCGCCGGACCAGGCCCGGATGCTGCTGGGCGATCACCTGGGCCACGATTCCTCCCAGGGAGTAACCGAGCAGGTCGACGGTGTCGAGGCGCAGGGCTGCGAGAAACGCCACGGCATCCTCGGCCATGGCTTCGAAGTTGTCGGGCGCGGTGCCGCCGGAACCCCCGATGCCGCGCAGATCGACCAGGATGACGCGCCGCTCGGCCGCCAGCCCGTCGACGACGGCGGGGTCCCAGTCGTCCAGGACCGCGGTGACGTGGTGCAGGAGTACCAGGGGGACACCCCCGGGCGTGCCCACTTCCCGGTAGGCGAACGGCACCCCTGAGACGTCCACGGTCTTGGTGACGGCGCTTGTTGCAGACATGGTTTGACTCTTCTCTCGCGCTTCTCGCCTGTGGCGATGTCCGACGCTCATAGAATAACAGTCGTTATGTAACGAGCGCTACTCTATAAGGTGGGGAAGGAACGGGAAGCGCCGACGAAGGGATCTGGGATGCGGTACTCCAAGGGGCACAAGGAGAAGGCCAAGGCCGCGATCCTGACGGAGGCCTCTCGCTCACTGAAGGAGAACGGCTTCCACGGCGTCGGGGTCGACGCGCTGGCCTCCGCCGCCAAGGTCACCTCGGGGGCCCTCTACTCGAACTTCGCCAACAAGGAGGCACTGTTCGAAGAGGTCGTCTCCACGCAGCTCGGTCTCGAGTTCGCCGGTCTCGCTGACACCGAGCCGACGGAGCGCCGGCGCCTGCTCGGCGAGATACTCCGTCTTTACCTCAGCGACCTGCACCGCAAGGACCCTGCCAACGGATGCGTGATGCCCTCGCTCAGCTCCGACGTGGCGCGGTCGGGCGACTCGGTCCGTGACGCGTACCGGCGCCAGGTGTCGGATCTGGTCGCGGTCCTGGCCCCGGCGTTGCCGGGCGCGCCGCACGAGCAGGAGGCCGCGGCCTGGTCCCTGGTCGCCTCGATCGTGGGTGCGATCACCGTCGCGCGCGCACTGCCGGCGGGCGCTCCCGCACAGGCGGTTCTCGACGCCACGCTGGAGACGGCCATGCGGACGATCGCGGAGGAGCGCTGATACCTCCCTCGAACCGGCGTCGGTGCCGGGGTCCGGCGCAGGCTGGGAGCGGCGCCGCGGCGGCCCCCCGGACGCGGAAGGGTGCTCCCCCGCCTGTCGGATGCGTCCGATTCCGCCGTCCTCGTGAGTCCGCGGTCCGCGGCCCTGCGGAAGGGCCCCTGGCCGGCCCGGCGGGAATCACCTCGGCGCGTGAACGCCCGCCACGGGTACGGCCCGTCGGCCGCCGACGCCGCTCTGCCGTAGGTCGATCCGTCTGTTGACATGCCGCCGTTTCCGCCGTCCCACGAGAATCGAGGCCCGACCGCGCCGTCGCCGGAAGAGTCCGCAGAGCGGGACGCTGTGCGCTGACTCTGTTTCCTGCGGTGGCGTGCGCGGTATCGATTGACTTTTCTAAGTCGACCGGTCAT
Encoded proteins:
- a CDS encoding alpha/beta fold hydrolase, producing MSATSAVTKTVDVSGVPFAYREVGTPGGVPLVLLHHVTAVLDDWDPAVVDGLAAERRVILVDLRGIGGSGGTAPDNFEAMAEDAVAFLAALRLDTVDLLGYSLGGIVAQVIAQQHPGLVRRMILAATTPAGDQGPAATGAVLQAAIQKATAEGMHPKHFLFFEPTPAGQEAADAFLARLEARTEDRDAPISDEAVGAQLTALTTWEQGTSPSALATVEQPVLVVNGDHDTMWPTTGTLHLARLLPNARLSVYPNSGHGGIFQYHGLFVQQALDFLRG
- a CDS encoding GmrSD restriction endonuclease domain-containing protein produces the protein MFADLMQGRTQQFQIPLYQRTYSWTDRQLAQLWDDILEQADLLDSDASASTHFLGSVVLAPSPQNEATFPRWLVVDGQQRLTTLSLALAAIRDHIAEDMPDEAERIGEEYLINKRKNGGDYLRLLPTQADRGQFAARIRCVVPDQAAGDRVASAYSFFNRKLVEAGGSASAPDVLRIEQAITSRLTLVVVTAERGDNVHRIFESLNNTGLKLSQADLLRNYLFMRLPTRGERVYETYWLPLQDSLANDELEQLMWLQLVLDGDDRVRRQDLYTAQQRHFEGGASGGAPTEADIEDYVKELHRRSTYFRKVIHPDEESVPAVRGHLRRLHDWQAVVTYPAVMLLLDRRARGELDDEETACALSYIESFLVRRMLCRVATNNLNRIFQAVPAQLPHDVPAADGLRQLLSADNRHWPGDEELREQVRAAPFYQCGRPNQRRLILQRLEESYEHPEPVDFGTAQLTIEHVMPQSPGDEWRAMLEGDVAAGETAEDLHSGLKHTLGNLTLTSVNAELSNHPFERKQGLLQGSHLEMNRRIAQTERWGRPEILARADDLADRAIRLWPAPVGGAGRAERSRDWSRAHQVLAALPHGTWTSYGEMASFVGSGPQAVGTHLAKTDGVANAYRVLNADGRVADGFRWTGEDRGEVRARLAADGIRFIATGAADPDQRLTSGDLALLMADAEDQQDGERATEQSAWENTERPDLETRAERFLRQLAADDTPATVKAVRETLSGWEELGGWVGHGAGSVMTSVFLMLGNTGGPGSGIWPIVLYPGSGRGGTGEVVFQHLAKREPFVERRLRAELLDRMNELEGVSLPQGKLELRPGFRLSVLEDEQNRVALLETLQWFKARWDARETV
- a CDS encoding TetR/AcrR family transcriptional regulator, translating into MRYSKGHKEKAKAAILTEASRSLKENGFHGVGVDALASAAKVTSGALYSNFANKEALFEEVVSTQLGLEFAGLADTEPTERRRLLGEILRLYLSDLHRKDPANGCVMPSLSSDVARSGDSVRDAYRRQVSDLVAVLAPALPGAPHEQEAAAWSLVASIVGAITVARALPAGAPAQAVLDATLETAMRTIAEER